A window of the Pedobacter cryoconitis genome harbors these coding sequences:
- a CDS encoding M28 family metallopeptidase, producing MKKTILYLAVAGSCFAACKPGEKSETATSPDSVAIKMINDSSFASHIRVLASDEFQGRKPFTIGETKSINYLKEQFSLLGLKPGNGDSYFQEVPMIEIKSAPESKMVFKGATGEVTADYLTGFVAATKRVQPEVKLTNSSLVFAGYGIVAPEYKWNDYAGLDVKGKTVVVMINDPGFADSTQFRGKNMTYYGRWTYKFEEAARQGAAGILIIHDTEPAAYPWSVVRSGWSKSKLQAEEKDNNMSRAIVEGWISMDVAKSLLKLGGQSEAIFKAAGKPGFKAVDLKLNTSLTIRNTIKKSISNNVVAIIPGTKRPKENIIYSAHWDHLGIGEKVNGDSIYNGAVDNATGVAALLEIASAFQKSPQKPERSIVFVSFTGEEQGLIGSEYYAKHPVYPVSQTVADINMDMMGIAGKTKDIVVYGYGQSDLEDYAEVSAKKQGRVIVKDPVPSSGLYYRSDHFNFAKVGIPSLFTGSGVDNIQHGRAWGLKQVADYTKSRYHAPADNFDAITDHSGMVEDARLLFDMGYRLSHETTYPKWKEGSEFKAIREKK from the coding sequence GCCTCAGATGAGTTTCAAGGCCGTAAACCGTTCACTATTGGAGAAACCAAATCTATTAATTACCTGAAAGAACAATTCAGTTTGCTTGGACTTAAACCCGGTAATGGAGATAGCTATTTTCAGGAAGTACCGATGATCGAGATTAAATCTGCTCCTGAAAGTAAAATGGTATTCAAAGGGGCTACGGGTGAAGTGACAGCAGACTATTTAACTGGTTTTGTTGCGGCGACTAAAAGGGTACAGCCGGAAGTGAAGCTAACGAATTCAAGTCTTGTATTTGCAGGTTATGGAATTGTTGCTCCTGAATATAAATGGAACGATTATGCCGGACTGGATGTGAAAGGAAAAACCGTAGTGGTTATGATCAATGATCCGGGGTTTGCCGATTCAACACAGTTCAGAGGGAAGAACATGACCTATTATGGTCGCTGGACTTACAAGTTTGAAGAAGCTGCCCGTCAGGGAGCAGCTGGTATATTGATAATCCATGATACAGAACCAGCGGCTTATCCGTGGTCTGTAGTCCGCAGTGGGTGGTCAAAATCCAAGTTGCAAGCGGAAGAAAAAGATAACAATATGTCGAGAGCTATCGTAGAAGGATGGATCAGTATGGACGTTGCCAAATCTTTATTGAAGCTTGGTGGTCAGTCTGAAGCTATTTTTAAAGCCGCCGGTAAACCAGGTTTCAAAGCAGTAGACTTGAAATTGAATACTTCCCTGACGATCAGGAATACGATTAAAAAATCAATATCAAATAATGTTGTAGCGATCATTCCCGGCACTAAAAGACCAAAAGAAAATATCATTTATTCTGCCCACTGGGATCATTTAGGGATTGGTGAGAAAGTAAATGGGGATTCTATTTATAATGGAGCAGTTGACAATGCAACAGGTGTAGCAGCGCTGCTGGAAATTGCGTCTGCTTTTCAAAAGTCACCACAAAAACCAGAGCGTTCTATCGTATTTGTCTCTTTCACCGGAGAAGAACAGGGGTTAATCGGTTCAGAATATTACGCTAAACACCCGGTTTATCCGGTTAGCCAGACGGTTGCTGATATCAATATGGATATGATGGGGATTGCCGGGAAAACAAAGGATATTGTTGTTTATGGGTATGGCCAGTCAGACTTAGAAGATTATGCAGAAGTTTCGGCAAAGAAACAAGGCAGGGTGATTGTAAAGGATCCTGTTCCTTCATCTGGCCTGTATTACCGTTCTGACCATTTTAACTTCGCTAAGGTGGGTATTCCGTCGTTATTTACAGGTTCAGGAGTAGATAACATCCAGCATGGAAGAGCATGGGGTTTAAAACAAGTGGCTGATTATACGAAATCACGGTACCATGCACCAGCTGATAATTTTGATGCCATCACTGACCATAGCGGCATGGTGGAAGATGCACGTTTATTATTTGATATGGGCTACCGCTTAAGTCATGAAACCACTTATCCTAAATGGAAAGAAGGTTCTGAATTCAAAGCGATCAGAGAGAAAAAGTAA
- a CDS encoding metal-dependent transcriptional regulator, translating to MKKTYSEENYLKTIYHISKSENKVSLKAIADALENNPASVIDMLRKLKEKELITYDKTQGAILTVTGETAALDIIRKHRLWEVFLVEKLSYDWHEVHHIAEQLEHIHDEQLAKKLDDFLGNPAFDPHGDPIPASNGQMPVYANKRLSELEINQVGKVGSVRDTSTPFLKYLKQLNLGLGSKIEVLDKLDFDQSMVIAIDGSAPKTVSSKMTDNILLIID from the coding sequence ATGAAGAAAACCTATTCTGAGGAAAACTATCTGAAAACGATTTATCACATCAGTAAAAGTGAAAACAAGGTCAGTCTGAAGGCCATAGCTGATGCGCTGGAAAACAATCCTGCTTCAGTAATTGATATGCTGCGGAAATTAAAGGAGAAAGAATTAATTACCTATGATAAAACTCAGGGTGCAATTCTAACTGTTACCGGAGAAACTGCTGCGCTGGATATTATTCGTAAACATAGATTATGGGAAGTCTTCTTAGTAGAAAAACTAAGTTATGATTGGCACGAGGTTCATCATATTGCCGAACAGCTGGAACATATCCACGATGAGCAGCTGGCAAAAAAACTGGATGACTTTTTAGGAAATCCTGCCTTTGATCCGCATGGAGATCCTATTCCTGCTTCCAATGGTCAAATGCCAGTTTATGCAAATAAGCGGCTGAGCGAACTGGAGATTAACCAGGTGGGCAAAGTAGGTAGCGTAAGAGATACTTCCACTCCCTTTTTAAAATATCTGAAACAACTTAACTTAGGGTTGGGCTCAAAAATAGAAGTGCTGGATAAATTAGATTTTGATCAGTCTATGGTGATTGCTATTGATGGCAGTGCTCCAAAAACAGTGTCCAGCAAAATGACTGATAATATCCTGCTGATTATTGATTAA